The proteins below are encoded in one region of Paenisporosarcina cavernae:
- a CDS encoding sensor domain-containing diguanylate cyclase, with protein MEVTWGQRIGFIIMWIAIVPISTYSLFQFDRPDEVNWGILLAYVALALLASILPFKVAGTTIMLIQWVNLAVFLQYGILVEMIVMQIAIIPLFFYLKLFSKDEFYRMFFNSLMFFSVSVVSGLAVYSLGFDRENAQIGSILLYSVIFQLVNMFANHLFLFGYLKYFKDPDAKFMSIDTLWDYAGMVITLPFGIMLYLLNLHVGVIGFLLLGIPFVMISLVVRMYNSSEKINDDLNVASEIGQQLAGKHTVDEIFNIFLQRVNELFPTEFSYIVDIRRKSDEMYVMFAYVNGQEAKPIVSSKDLVNSIPGRVWKKDKSYLYHTRSEWNHIPLTYLPDNVESIMAVPISRNQRIEGVFLLASTKKFAFETHQLQILQLLCSYFAVSLEKAKYVEDAVSKSERCGLTKLYNYRYFDHCLELEMNKLLNGKLRQLSLMMLDIDHFKMINDTYGHQSGNEILVAFSRLLERELGELGTLARYGGEEFVVLLPNMSKQKTLELAERLRKVIEETPFAINMGLADRPQIQEVTITASIGISTAPEDSDEGMSLIRNADRALYIGAKREGRNRVAEYIK; from the coding sequence ATGGAAGTGACTTGGGGTCAACGGATCGGTTTTATCATTATGTGGATAGCAATAGTGCCGATTTCCACGTATTCTCTTTTTCAGTTCGACCGTCCAGATGAAGTGAACTGGGGCATCTTACTCGCATATGTAGCATTGGCTTTACTTGCATCTATTCTTCCATTTAAAGTTGCAGGAACAACTATTATGTTGATTCAGTGGGTCAACTTAGCGGTCTTTTTGCAATATGGAATTCTAGTTGAAATGATTGTCATGCAGATTGCGATTATTCCCTTATTCTTTTATTTGAAATTATTTTCAAAAGATGAATTTTATCGGATGTTTTTCAACTCACTTATGTTCTTTTCCGTTTCGGTTGTCAGTGGTTTAGCAGTCTATTCCCTTGGATTTGATCGAGAAAATGCCCAAATTGGAAGTATTTTGTTGTACTCCGTTATATTCCAACTTGTGAATATGTTTGCCAACCATTTATTTTTATTTGGTTATTTAAAATATTTTAAAGATCCAGATGCCAAATTTATGAGTATCGATACTTTATGGGATTACGCAGGAATGGTCATCACTCTTCCATTTGGAATTATGCTTTATTTACTAAATCTGCATGTAGGAGTCATTGGATTCTTACTTCTTGGTATTCCATTTGTGATGATATCACTAGTAGTACGGATGTATAACAGCTCTGAGAAGATTAATGACGATTTAAATGTCGCAAGTGAAATTGGTCAACAACTCGCAGGTAAACATACTGTGGATGAGATCTTTAATATTTTCTTACAACGCGTGAACGAATTATTTCCCACCGAGTTCTCGTATATAGTGGATATTAGAAGAAAATCAGATGAAATGTACGTGATGTTCGCTTACGTAAATGGTCAAGAAGCAAAACCTATTGTTTCATCAAAGGATTTAGTCAATTCGATACCAGGAAGGGTCTGGAAAAAAGACAAATCTTACTTGTATCACACACGTTCAGAATGGAATCATATTCCACTTACGTATTTACCAGATAATGTGGAAAGCATTATGGCTGTTCCCATAAGCCGTAACCAACGAATCGAAGGAGTTTTCTTGTTAGCCTCGACGAAGAAATTTGCCTTTGAAACGCATCAACTTCAGATTTTACAGCTATTATGTAGCTATTTTGCTGTTTCCTTAGAAAAAGCGAAGTACGTGGAAGATGCAGTGTCTAAGAGCGAACGGTGCGGTCTTACAAAACTATATAATTATCGCTACTTTGATCATTGTTTAGAGCTTGAAATGAATAAGTTATTAAATGGAAAGCTACGACAATTATCATTAATGATGTTAGATATTGACCATTTTAAAATGATCAATGATACGTATGGTCATCAAAGTGGAAATGAAATACTAGTCGCTTTCTCTCGTCTTCTTGAAAGGGAGTTAGGAGAGCTAGGCACTCTTGCACGCTATGGCGGAGAGGAATTTGTCGTTCTTCTTCCTAATATGTCCAAACAAAAAACATTGGAACTAGCAGAAAGACTTCGAAAAGTAATTGAAGAAACACCATTTGCGATTAATATGGGACTAGCGGATCGACCTCAAATACAAGAAGTGACTATTACTGCGAGTATTGGGATTTCAACAGCTCCAGAGGATAGTGATGAAGGAATGTCGCTTATTCGAAATGCCGATCGAGCATTGTATATTGGGGCGAAACGAGAAGGACGCAATCGGGTAGCAGAATATATAAAATAA
- a CDS encoding bifunctional folylpolyglutamate synthase/dihydrofolate synthase has protein sequence MIPKFNLYKEQWQIQSSPEIKPGLTSMQEAMKVLGHPERAIKVIHVAGTNGKGSTVKMIQQLLLAHGKRVGAFFSPSFVDVHDQIQVGLNDVTEKELNEAFEEISRTNLSGKLTDFELLTCVAFLTFRHANIEVAVIETGMGGLEDSTNVVTPLVSVITSIAKDHERFLGTTLSEIATHKAGIIKSNRPVICGPLQKDAMKVVRDYARENQSDLFVFGNEVPPYHGALSLNGKHQRQNAALALFAVQLLSTSLGFSFQQEVAEQVLATIHMPLRFEKVNDRLYLDGAHNPASIEKLVETIQELGLENNVHFIVGMIQGKDASAMLRSLETVSTTFTFVSFQEERSRKPEELAELSHATYKQVIHNPFEAMTLSLQEENVTIVVGSLYLLAEIYQETIRLFKKSEKTE, from the coding sequence GTGATACCAAAATTTAATCTTTATAAAGAACAGTGGCAAATTCAAAGTAGTCCAGAGATCAAGCCAGGCTTGACTTCCATGCAGGAGGCGATGAAAGTGCTTGGTCATCCTGAACGTGCTATTAAAGTGATTCATGTGGCAGGAACGAACGGAAAAGGGTCAACCGTGAAAATGATCCAGCAACTTTTACTTGCTCATGGGAAACGCGTAGGGGCATTTTTTTCTCCAAGTTTCGTGGATGTCCATGATCAGATTCAAGTAGGATTAAACGATGTTACCGAAAAAGAACTAAATGAAGCCTTCGAAGAAATATCTAGGACAAATCTTAGCGGGAAGCTGACAGATTTTGAATTACTGACGTGTGTTGCGTTCCTTACTTTTCGACATGCGAATATTGAGGTAGCAGTCATTGAAACTGGAATGGGAGGATTGGAAGATAGTACGAATGTTGTCACACCGCTCGTCAGTGTCATTACTAGCATCGCAAAGGATCACGAACGTTTTTTAGGCACAACTTTGTCGGAAATCGCGACACATAAAGCAGGCATCATTAAGTCAAACCGTCCTGTTATTTGCGGGCCACTTCAAAAGGATGCCATGAAAGTTGTTCGTGACTACGCGCGTGAGAATCAGTCAGATCTATTTGTTTTTGGGAATGAAGTACCTCCTTATCATGGGGCTTTGTCGCTTAACGGTAAGCACCAGCGTCAGAACGCAGCATTAGCCTTATTTGCTGTACAACTCCTATCTACTTCGTTAGGATTTTCTTTCCAACAGGAAGTAGCAGAACAGGTATTAGCCACCATACATATGCCTCTTCGGTTTGAAAAAGTCAATGATCGCCTTTATTTAGACGGCGCACATAACCCTGCAAGTATCGAAAAATTAGTGGAGACGATTCAAGAACTGGGACTAGAAAACAACGTGCATTTTATTGTCGGAATGATTCAAGGAAAAGATGCTTCTGCCATGTTACGGTCTTTAGAAACAGTCAGTACAACATTCACTTTTGTTTCATTCCAAGAGGAACGTTCAAGAAAACCAGAAGAATTAGCCGAGCTCTCACATGCTACATACAAACAAGTCATCCACAACCCTTTTGAGGCGATGACACTATCGCTTCAAGAAGAAAATGTGACTATTGTTGTAGGATCTCTTTATTTACTGGCAGAGATTTATCAAGAAACCATTCGATTGTTCAAAAAATCGGAAAAAACTGAATGA
- a CDS encoding ATP-grasp domain-containing protein yields MRTCWIIYNGSLQSEKFIDQAHLVGEAATKVGIQPIFLRNYEVQMDLQGTISSPPDFVIMLDKDILLANYLKLAGIPVFNDPDVIERCDNKAKQYLTLAAHHIPMPKTILAPKVYPDFTIEESGYYDTILHDLGLPMIIKEGKGSFGMKVYLIETKEQFMEKVRALRGIDYVFQEFIASSRGRDIRVNVVGNEVVAAMYRYSETDFRANITNGGKALRIELTENQQETAIAAAKAVEAEFAGVDLLFGENEEPIVCEVNAAAHIRNIYTVTGINVADSMIAYIQRKLAAVQS; encoded by the coding sequence ATGCGTACGTGTTGGATAATTTACAATGGCAGTTTACAATCAGAAAAGTTTATTGATCAAGCCCATTTAGTGGGAGAAGCGGCTACGAAAGTTGGCATTCAACCTATCTTTTTACGAAATTATGAAGTTCAAATGGATCTTCAGGGGACGATTAGTTCTCCTCCTGACTTTGTCATCATGTTAGACAAAGATATATTACTCGCAAATTATTTAAAATTAGCAGGAATACCTGTATTTAATGATCCGGATGTTATTGAACGCTGTGACAATAAAGCTAAGCAGTATTTAACACTTGCAGCTCATCACATTCCAATGCCAAAGACAATTCTTGCTCCGAAAGTGTACCCCGATTTCACCATTGAGGAGTCTGGCTATTACGACACGATATTACATGATTTAGGTCTCCCGATGATTATTAAAGAAGGAAAAGGATCGTTTGGGATGAAAGTATATTTAATCGAAACGAAAGAGCAATTTATGGAAAAAGTTCGAGCACTCCGTGGAATCGATTATGTATTTCAGGAGTTTATCGCTTCAAGTCGTGGCAGGGATATTCGAGTGAATGTCGTGGGAAATGAAGTTGTTGCCGCGATGTATCGCTATTCTGAAACTGATTTCCGTGCAAATATTACAAACGGTGGAAAAGCACTTCGCATTGAGTTAACCGAAAACCAACAAGAAACGGCGATTGCTGCTGCAAAAGCTGTTGAAGCGGAATTTGCCGGTGTAGATTTATTATTTGGTGAAAATGAAGAACCCATTGTATGTGAAGTCAACGCCGCAGCGCATATTCGGAACATATACACTGTCACTGGGATTAATGTTGCCGATTCTATGATTGCTTACATTCAAAGAAAATTAGCAGCGGTTCAATCATGA
- a CDS encoding ATP-grasp domain-containing protein encodes MKAALVYEETEAIRNQDFINRLIGEASKHSISMSLIRDGKDEIPEDVDFVFFRMRNPKRSQELEAKGYYLVNRSQVNVLANDKWKSYQLALLQNIPVVPTLLWKENTTLSFPCVVKSRYGYGGSDVFLLQSSEDYQHLNIPFSFEEAIVQPYIETNATDIRVFMIGEEVQGAVKRQGKDSFKSNYLLGGSVETFSLASWQIDHVTTLAKAIKSDYVGFDFLLLEDGTWLFNEMEDPVGARSYYATTGIDIAVPIMEHIYTKLSK; translated from the coding sequence ATGAAGGCTGCATTAGTATATGAAGAAACAGAAGCGATTCGGAATCAAGATTTTATCAATCGTCTCATTGGAGAAGCTTCTAAACACTCCATATCTATGTCACTAATTCGAGATGGTAAAGATGAGATTCCAGAAGATGTCGATTTTGTTTTTTTTCGAATGAGAAACCCGAAACGATCTCAAGAACTTGAAGCGAAAGGATATTACTTGGTGAATCGTTCTCAAGTAAATGTCCTCGCAAATGACAAATGGAAATCGTACCAACTTGCATTGTTGCAAAACATACCAGTTGTTCCGACGCTTCTCTGGAAAGAAAATACAACTCTTTCCTTTCCGTGTGTTGTAAAAAGCAGGTATGGCTATGGTGGTTCAGATGTATTTTTACTGCAATCGTCCGAGGATTATCAACATCTAAATATTCCTTTTTCCTTTGAAGAAGCTATTGTTCAGCCTTACATCGAAACAAACGCAACCGATATTCGTGTATTTATGATTGGCGAAGAGGTTCAAGGTGCTGTTAAACGACAAGGAAAGGACTCCTTTAAATCCAATTACTTACTGGGTGGTTCGGTGGAAACCTTTAGTTTAGCATCATGGCAAATTGATCACGTAACAACATTAGCGAAAGCCATTAAAAGTGATTATGTCGGATTTGACTTCTTGCTGCTCGAGGATGGAACGTGGTTATTTAATGAAATGGAAGATCCGGTGGGTGCGAGATCGTATTACGCAACAACGGGTATAGATATTGCTGTTCCGATAATGGAACATATTTATACAAAACTAAGTAAGTAA
- a CDS encoding valine--tRNA ligase, with protein MSEETNLATKYDPKAIEQGRYEWWLKGKFFEADPTSDKEPFTIVIPPPNVTGKLHLGHAWDTTLQDILVRMKRMQGYDALWLPGMDHAGIATQAKVEEKLRATGTTRYDLGRENFLEETWKWKEEYASHIRAQWSKLGLGLDYSRERFTLDEGLSTAVQEVFVKLYEKGLIYRGEYIINWDPATKTAISDIEVIYQDVQGAFYHMRYPLADGTDSIEIATTRPETMLGDTAVAVHPEDERYQHLIGKTVKLPITGREIPIIADDYVDMEFGSGAVKITPAHDPNDFEIGNRHNLERVLVMNEDGTMNERAGKYEGMDRFECRKQIVSDLQDMGVLFKIEEHLHSVGHSERSGAVVEPYLSTQWFVKMQPLADEAIKLQAGAEKVNFVPNRFENTYLRWMENIRDWCISRQLWWGHRIPAWYHKETGEIYVGSDAPKDSENWKQDEDVLDTWFSSALWPFSTMGWPDELSEEFKRYYPTDVLVTGYDIIFFWVSRMIFQGLEFTQKRPFDDVLIHGLVRAEDGRKMSKSLGNGVDPMDVIDQYGADSLRYFLSTGSSPGQDLRFSIEKVESVWNFANKIWNASRFVLMNIEGMSYEDISLQGEKSVADEWILTRLNETIEQVTKLSDKYEFGEVGRTLYNFIWDDFCDWYIEMSKLPLYGENEQAKQMTRSVLAYVLDQTMRLLHPFMPFITEEIWQKLPHQGESITVAPWPVADPALSNPEKAADMKVLSEIIRAVRTIRAEVQTPMSKKVPLYLSAKDDQTESILQENAIYLEKFCNPEPLVIGKDLQAPEQAMSSVVTGVEIYLPLVGLIDVVSETARLEKELEKWAKEVKLVQGKLSNERFVSKAPEAVVAEERAKEKDYLEKFEAVQKRIDELKNLA; from the coding sequence ATGTCAGAAGAAACAAACTTAGCAACCAAATACGATCCTAAAGCAATTGAACAAGGTCGTTATGAGTGGTGGTTAAAAGGAAAATTTTTCGAAGCGGATCCTACTAGCGATAAAGAACCTTTTACAATTGTCATTCCACCACCGAACGTAACAGGGAAACTACATTTAGGCCATGCATGGGATACAACTCTTCAAGATATTTTAGTACGAATGAAGCGGATGCAAGGGTATGATGCTTTGTGGCTTCCTGGGATGGACCACGCCGGGATTGCGACACAAGCTAAAGTAGAAGAAAAACTACGTGCAACTGGTACAACTCGTTATGATCTTGGCCGGGAGAACTTTTTAGAAGAAACGTGGAAATGGAAAGAAGAGTATGCTTCTCACATTCGTGCACAATGGTCTAAATTAGGACTAGGTCTAGACTATTCACGTGAACGATTTACGCTAGATGAAGGGCTCTCAACAGCTGTACAAGAAGTTTTCGTGAAATTGTATGAAAAAGGACTCATCTATCGCGGAGAATATATCATTAACTGGGATCCAGCAACAAAAACCGCGATATCTGATATCGAAGTTATTTATCAAGACGTACAGGGTGCATTTTATCATATGCGATATCCACTAGCAGATGGCACGGATTCAATCGAAATCGCCACAACTCGACCTGAAACCATGCTCGGAGATACTGCTGTAGCGGTACACCCAGAAGATGAGCGCTATCAACACTTAATTGGAAAAACGGTAAAACTGCCGATAACTGGACGAGAAATTCCAATTATCGCAGATGACTACGTAGATATGGAATTTGGAAGCGGTGCAGTGAAAATTACCCCTGCTCACGATCCGAATGATTTTGAAATTGGGAATCGTCACAATTTAGAACGTGTTTTAGTAATGAATGAAGACGGTACAATGAATGAACGTGCAGGTAAGTACGAAGGAATGGACCGTTTTGAGTGTCGTAAACAAATCGTAAGCGATTTACAAGACATGGGTGTTTTATTCAAAATCGAAGAACACTTACATTCGGTTGGACATTCAGAACGCAGTGGTGCAGTAGTCGAACCATATTTATCTACACAATGGTTTGTTAAAATGCAACCACTCGCAGATGAAGCAATTAAACTACAAGCTGGTGCTGAAAAAGTAAACTTTGTACCAAATCGTTTTGAGAATACGTATTTACGTTGGATGGAAAATATTCGTGATTGGTGTATTTCTCGTCAATTATGGTGGGGCCATCGAATTCCAGCTTGGTACCATAAAGAGACTGGTGAAATTTATGTTGGAAGCGATGCGCCAAAAGATAGTGAAAACTGGAAGCAAGACGAAGATGTGTTAGATACGTGGTTTTCTTCTGCACTATGGCCATTTTCCACTATGGGTTGGCCAGATGAGTTGAGTGAAGAGTTTAAACGTTACTACCCAACGGATGTTTTAGTAACAGGATACGATATTATATTCTTCTGGGTATCACGCATGATTTTCCAAGGACTTGAATTTACACAGAAACGTCCTTTTGACGATGTTCTCATTCACGGACTTGTACGTGCAGAGGATGGACGTAAGATGTCTAAGTCGCTCGGAAATGGTGTCGATCCAATGGATGTTATCGATCAATACGGAGCGGATTCCCTACGTTATTTCTTATCTACCGGCTCTTCACCAGGACAAGATTTGCGCTTCTCCATAGAAAAAGTGGAATCTGTTTGGAATTTCGCAAACAAAATTTGGAATGCTTCCCGATTTGTTTTAATGAATATTGAAGGCATGAGCTATGAAGATATTTCATTACAAGGCGAAAAATCTGTAGCTGATGAATGGATTTTGACTCGTTTGAATGAAACAATCGAGCAAGTGACAAAACTATCCGATAAATATGAATTCGGAGAAGTTGGTCGTACACTTTATAATTTCATTTGGGATGATTTCTGTGATTGGTATATTGAAATGTCTAAATTACCACTCTATGGTGAAAATGAACAAGCGAAACAAATGACACGCTCTGTATTAGCATATGTTTTAGATCAAACAATGCGCTTATTGCATCCATTCATGCCTTTCATTACAGAAGAGATTTGGCAAAAGCTTCCGCATCAAGGTGAGTCTATTACAGTTGCCCCGTGGCCAGTAGCAGATCCAGCTTTATCGAATCCAGAAAAAGCAGCAGATATGAAAGTATTATCTGAAATTATTCGTGCAGTACGGACAATTCGTGCAGAAGTTCAAACACCAATGAGCAAGAAAGTTCCGCTGTACCTTTCTGCAAAAGACGATCAAACAGAATCAATCTTACAGGAAAATGCGATTTATCTAGAAAAATTCTGTAATCCAGAACCTCTTGTGATTGGTAAAGACTTGCAAGCTCCAGAGCAGGCAATGTCATCCGTCGTTACAGGAGTAGAAATCTACTTGCCATTAGTAGGATTAATTGACGTAGTAAGTGAAACAGCACGTCTAGAAAAAGAGCTGGAAAAATGGGCAAAAGAAGTAAAACTTGTACAAGGTAAACTTTCAAATGAACGTTTCGTTTCAAAAGCACCAGAAGCAGTTGTCGCGGAAGAGCGTGCGAAAGAAAAAGACTACCTTGAAAAATTCGAAGCAGTCCAAAAACGAATTGACGAATTGAAAAACTTAGCATAG
- the hemL gene encoding glutamate-1-semialdehyde 2,1-aminomutase — MTRDYSKSIAAFKEAKEYMPGGVNSPVRAFKSVNMDPIFIQSGKGSKMIDIDGNEYIDYVLSWGPLILGHADEDVVKAIQETAVSGTSFGAPTLIETELAKLVQERVPSMEMIRMVSSGTEATMSALRAARGYTGRNKIVKFEGCYHGHGDSLLIKAGSGVATLGLPDSPGVPESIAQNTITVPYNDDAAITAVFERFGDDIAAVIVEPVAGNMGVVPPNKGFLEHLRAVTTQYGSVLIFDEVMTGFRVGYNCAQGYYNVKPDMTCLGKVIGGGLPVGAYGGKKEIMSQIAPSGPIYQAGTLSGNPLAMAAGLATLSKLTPESYDHFHHLADLLEEGFKKAAITYNIPHRVNRAGSMIGFFFTNEKVTNYDQAKTADLTLFADVYRLMAEEGVYLPPSQFEGMFLSTAHTEGDIEKTVQAFEKVFEKLAK, encoded by the coding sequence ATGACCCGAGATTATAGCAAATCGATAGCTGCCTTTAAAGAAGCAAAAGAATATATGCCTGGTGGCGTTAATAGCCCAGTACGTGCATTTAAATCGGTTAATATGGACCCAATATTCATTCAATCAGGTAAAGGCTCAAAGATGATAGATATCGATGGGAATGAATACATTGACTATGTCCTGTCATGGGGACCACTTATTTTAGGGCATGCAGATGAGGATGTAGTAAAAGCAATTCAAGAGACGGCAGTTAGCGGTACTAGTTTTGGTGCACCAACGTTAATTGAAACAGAATTGGCTAAGCTTGTACAAGAGCGAGTTCCATCTATGGAAATGATTCGAATGGTTTCTTCCGGTACAGAAGCTACGATGAGTGCACTGCGTGCAGCTCGTGGATACACTGGTCGAAACAAAATTGTGAAATTCGAAGGTTGTTACCATGGACATGGTGATAGTTTATTAATCAAAGCAGGGTCAGGAGTTGCAACACTTGGATTACCAGATAGCCCAGGGGTTCCTGAATCGATTGCTCAAAATACCATCACTGTTCCTTATAATGATGATGCTGCAATCACTGCAGTATTTGAGCGCTTTGGGGATGATATTGCTGCAGTAATCGTCGAGCCAGTAGCAGGTAACATGGGAGTTGTTCCACCGAATAAAGGATTCCTTGAACACCTTCGTGCAGTTACAACTCAGTACGGAAGCGTTCTGATCTTTGATGAAGTGATGACTGGATTCCGTGTGGGATACAACTGTGCCCAAGGATACTATAATGTGAAACCGGATATGACGTGTCTTGGGAAAGTAATCGGCGGTGGCCTTCCTGTTGGTGCATATGGTGGGAAGAAAGAAATTATGTCACAGATTGCTCCAAGTGGACCCATTTATCAAGCGGGAACATTATCAGGAAATCCTCTAGCGATGGCAGCAGGATTAGCTACGTTGTCCAAGTTAACACCGGAAAGTTATGATCATTTTCATCATTTAGCAGATTTATTAGAAGAAGGTTTCAAAAAAGCTGCGATTACGTATAACATTCCTCATCGTGTAAATCGTGCCGGTTCAATGATTGGGTTCTTCTTCACGAATGAAAAAGTAACCAATTACGATCAAGCAAAAACGGCGGATCTAACACTTTTTGCGGATGTCTATCGTTTAATGGCAGAAGAGGGAGTATATTTACCTCCATCTCAATTTGAAGGAATGTTTTTGTCCACTGCACATACAGAGGGAGATATTGAAAAAACAGTCCAAGCATTTGAAAAAGTTTTTGAAAAACTAGCGAAATAA
- the hemB gene encoding porphobilinogen synthase yields MMNLQFSRHRRLRHTETLRRMVKETSLHVDDFIYPIFVAEGDNIKNPIASMPGVFQFSLDHLGEELDEVVRLGIPSVILFGIPHEKDAIGSQAFHDHGIVQEAIRFAKDRHPDLMVIADTCLCEYTDHGHCGVIENGKVLNDPTLDLLARTAVAQAKAGADIIAPSNMMDGFVAAIRYGLDEAGYEHIPIMSYAVKYASAYYGPFRDAANSTPQFGDRKTYQMDPANRLEAMREAASDVEEGADFLIVKPALSYLDIVRDVKNNFVLPLVAYNVSGEYAMIKAAAANGWIDEERIVLETLTSMKRAGADLIMTYHAKDAAKWLGGAK; encoded by the coding sequence ATGATGAATTTACAATTCTCAAGACATAGAAGATTACGACATACTGAAACGTTGCGTCGAATGGTAAAAGAAACAAGTTTACACGTGGATGATTTCATTTATCCAATTTTTGTTGCAGAAGGCGATAACATCAAAAACCCCATTGCTTCCATGCCAGGAGTATTCCAATTTTCATTAGACCATCTAGGAGAAGAATTAGACGAGGTAGTTCGACTTGGCATTCCTTCTGTGATTTTATTTGGTATTCCACACGAGAAAGACGCAATTGGATCACAAGCATTCCATGATCATGGAATTGTCCAAGAAGCAATTCGATTTGCGAAAGATCGTCATCCAGATTTAATGGTTATTGCAGACACATGTTTATGTGAATATACCGACCATGGTCATTGTGGTGTAATTGAAAATGGAAAAGTGTTAAATGACCCTACGCTTGATTTATTAGCACGAACTGCGGTAGCACAAGCAAAAGCAGGTGCTGATATAATTGCACCTTCCAATATGATGGATGGTTTTGTTGCAGCAATACGTTACGGTTTAGACGAGGCTGGGTATGAACATATTCCTATTATGTCTTACGCGGTGAAATATGCGAGTGCCTATTATGGTCCGTTTCGCGATGCTGCGAATAGCACACCTCAATTTGGGGACCGTAAAACGTATCAAATGGATCCAGCAAATCGCTTAGAAGCAATGAGAGAAGCTGCTTCTGATGTCGAAGAGGGCGCGGATTTCTTAATTGTAAAACCAGCACTTTCTTACTTGGATATTGTACGTGATGTGAAAAACAATTTTGTGTTACCTCTTGTTGCCTATAATGTGAGTGGAGAATATGCCATGATCAAAGCAGCAGCAGCGAACGGATGGATTGACGAAGAACGGATTGTGTTAGAAACATTAACTAGTATGAAACGAGCTGGAGCAGACTTAATTATGACGTATCATGCGAAAGATGCTGCGAAATGGTTAGGAGGAGCAAAATGA
- a CDS encoding uroporphyrinogen-III synthase: MSNSFPLANHLIIFTGTSVPQTVIQKASDLGARTVRHPLIQISPTSHAVPDFVNEHWKEYEWIIFTSGHAVRIFHAIVANRPVHAKIAVVGEKTKTKLETLGYTISFMPSTYNATTFVEEFPYTTKRVLFVKGNLASDLIPTKLPSEVDEWEIYNTTSNPAELKKFRTTIAENKSSAIIVVLGSPSAARQLQKVLPIDSTIELASIGNVTTKALREIGYHVTYQPEKFTWENILQEIVYRK, from the coding sequence ATGTCTAATTCCTTCCCGCTTGCAAATCACTTGATTATTTTTACGGGAACATCGGTTCCTCAAACAGTGATACAGAAAGCATCCGATCTTGGTGCGCGTACCGTGCGTCACCCTCTGATTCAAATTTCTCCAACTTCACATGCGGTACCTGATTTTGTGAATGAACATTGGAAGGAGTATGAGTGGATTATTTTCACAAGTGGACATGCCGTTCGCATCTTTCATGCAATTGTAGCTAACAGACCTGTTCATGCAAAAATCGCAGTTGTCGGAGAAAAAACGAAAACGAAATTAGAAACACTTGGATATACTATTTCTTTTATGCCATCCACCTATAACGCGACGACTTTCGTAGAAGAATTTCCATATACGACGAAACGAGTCCTTTTCGTAAAAGGAAATTTGGCGAGTGATCTTATTCCTACAAAATTACCGTCCGAGGTGGATGAGTGGGAGATATACAACACGACAAGCAATCCTGCGGAATTAAAAAAATTCCGTACAACCATAGCAGAAAACAAATCATCTGCGATTATAGTCGTTTTGGGTAGTCCTTCAGCTGCCCGTCAGCTTCAGAAGGTATTACCAATCGATTCAACCATTGAATTGGCTTCCATTGGAAATGTCACGACAAAAGCGTTACGTGAAATCGGCTATCACGTAACGTATCAACCTGAAAAATTTACGTGGGAGAATATTCTGCAGGAAATCGTATATAGAAAGTAG